From a single Ischnura elegans chromosome 7, ioIscEleg1.1, whole genome shotgun sequence genomic region:
- the LOC124162655 gene encoding tigger transposable element-derived protein 6-like — MVCASKIVHFIVPLSGPIVQEKAQELAISLGKLDFKASNGWLDSFRATRNVVWSSVVGESNDVDMEIVEWKCMVQVKIKDYQPCDIYNGDETGMYFRALLSKTLCVKGENCKGGKHSKERLTIFICGNMAGELLKPLVIGKSALPRCFKNVEIEKLPAKWIHSKKAWNTASIMEEWLKSFNAEMKRKNRKVILFLDIATCHPKIHLTNVELGFRQTQQASLSQWIRE, encoded by the exons ATGGTTTGTGCGAGCAAGATTGTCCATTTCATTGTTCCATTGTCAGGTCCAATAGTCCAAGAAAAGGCCCAGGAATTAGCAATTTCTTtgggaaaattggattttaaggccTCCAATGGATGGCTAGACAGCTTCAGAGCAACACGCAATGTTGTTTGGAGCAGTGTTGTTGGCGAGTCAAATGACGTTGATATGGAAATCGTAGAGTGGAAATGTatggttcaagtaaaaattaaagactatCAACCATGCGATATCTACAACGGGGATGAAACCGGAATGTATTTTAGGGCTCTGCTGTCTAAAACACTGTGCGTAAAAGGAGAAAACTGCAAGG GAGGGAAGCACTCAAAGGAGCGcttgaccattttcatttgtgggaatatGGCAGGGGAGCTTCTAAAGCCTCTTGTCATCGGGAAATCAGCTCTACCACGATGCttcaaaaacgttgaaattgagaagctacCGGCCAAATGGATACATAGTAAAAAAGCATGGAACACGGCTTCAATCATGGAagagtggcttaaaagtttcaatgccgaaatgaagaggaaaaataggaaagtcatacttttccttgacaTTGCAACCTGTCACCCTAAAATTCACCTTACGAATGTGGAGCTAGGTTTCCGGCAAACACAACAAGCATCACTCAGCCAATGGATCAGGGAGTAA